A portion of the Bacillus sp. es.034 genome contains these proteins:
- a CDS encoding AMP-binding protein → MLHTTVGNLLEEKARIQPDIEAVVYADRGLRWSYHEFNQLCRQAAKGFMKLGINKGDHIAIWASNTPEWLVSQFSTGKMGAVLVTVNTNYRSAELEYLLRQSDSQTIILMEEFRGASYIDMLYEICPELKSSGPGELKSAKLPFLKNVIVLGENSYPGTYNWEDIMEKGKEVEENDLDERLSSLSPHDVINMQYTSGTTGFPKGVMLTHSNIVNNGYNIAGCMRLGNEDRLCIPVPFFHCFGCVLGVLACVSVGATMVPLQEFDPRLVLKTVQDEKCTGLHGVPTMFISELNLPDFDQYDLSHLRTGIMAGSNCPIEVMKGVMDKMGADEITIAYGQTESSPVITQTRTHDPIELKVETVGKSLPNVEVKIVEPGSNREVPYGVQGELCTRGYHVMKGYYKNGEATRLSIDDEGWLHTGDLAVMDEHGYCRITGRLKDMIIRGGENIYPREIEEFLYSHPKVLDVQVIGIPDEVYGEEVMAWIILKEGQTATSEEIREYCTGKISRHKIPRYIEFTDAYPMTASGKIQKFRLREQAKQTAIPKKQMKN, encoded by the coding sequence CAGCCGGATATTGAAGCGGTCGTCTATGCTGACAGGGGGTTAAGATGGTCCTATCACGAATTTAACCAATTATGCAGACAGGCCGCAAAGGGCTTCATGAAGCTTGGCATCAATAAAGGAGATCATATCGCCATTTGGGCATCTAACACACCTGAATGGTTAGTGAGCCAGTTCTCCACCGGAAAAATGGGTGCCGTCCTGGTCACAGTGAACACAAATTATCGAAGTGCTGAATTAGAATATTTACTAAGACAATCTGACAGTCAGACGATTATTTTGATGGAAGAATTCAGAGGTGCGTCATATATAGACATGCTCTATGAAATCTGTCCGGAATTGAAATCTTCCGGGCCTGGAGAGTTAAAAAGTGCCAAACTGCCTTTCTTAAAAAATGTCATTGTTCTAGGGGAGAATTCCTATCCGGGTACATATAACTGGGAGGACATCATGGAGAAAGGGAAGGAAGTGGAAGAGAATGATCTTGACGAAAGACTTTCAAGCCTATCCCCTCATGATGTTATCAATATGCAATATACGTCAGGGACGACAGGGTTTCCGAAAGGGGTCATGCTCACTCATTCCAATATTGTTAATAACGGGTATAATATCGCCGGATGCATGAGACTCGGCAATGAAGATCGTTTGTGCATTCCCGTTCCATTCTTTCATTGCTTCGGGTGCGTGCTAGGGGTCCTTGCTTGTGTTTCTGTAGGAGCTACAATGGTCCCCTTGCAGGAATTCGATCCCCGCCTGGTCTTGAAGACGGTCCAGGACGAAAAGTGCACAGGCCTTCATGGAGTGCCTACCATGTTCATTTCCGAGTTGAATCTCCCGGATTTCGATCAATATGACCTATCCCATCTTCGCACCGGTATCATGGCAGGCAGTAATTGTCCGATTGAGGTGATGAAAGGGGTCATGGACAAAATGGGAGCAGATGAGATTACGATCGCCTATGGTCAGACAGAGTCATCTCCCGTGATTACCCAGACACGTACCCATGATCCAATTGAATTAAAGGTCGAAACCGTTGGGAAATCACTGCCTAATGTCGAAGTGAAAATTGTGGAGCCCGGGTCAAATCGTGAAGTCCCTTATGGAGTCCAGGGAGAATTGTGTACCCGTGGATACCATGTCATGAAAGGGTACTATAAGAATGGAGAAGCGACAAGGCTTTCCATTGACGATGAAGGGTGGCTCCATACGGGTGATTTAGCCGTCATGGATGAACATGGTTATTGCAGGATTACAGGAAGATTAAAAGATATGATCATTCGAGGTGGTGAGAATATTTACCCGAGAGAGATTGAAGAATTCCTTTATTCCCATCCTAAGGTCTTGGATGTACAGGTCATTGGGATTCCGGATGAGGTTTATGGTGAAGAGGTCATGGCCTGGATCATATTGAAGGAAGGACAAACAGCGACTTCTGAAGAGATCAGGGAGTATTGCACCGGTAAGATTTCACGGCATAAAATTCCAAGATATAT